From the Gammaproteobacteria bacterium genome, the window CATGTCGCAGAAATGGCGCAACAGATCGCGCGTGGCATCGACTCGGTCAAGGGTGCCAGCGCTCGCATTCGCACCGTGCCACCGGTATCGCCCGTGACCGAAGCAACCGAGGACGACATCCCTGCCGATGGGCCGCCCTATGCCAGCCACGACGACCTGCGCGAATGTGCCGGCCTGGCGCTCGGCAGCCCGACGCGCTTCGGAAACATGGCGG encodes:
- a CDS encoding NAD(P)H-quinone oxidoreductase yields the protein MSDILVLYYSRTGHVAEMAQQIARGIDSVKGASARIRTVPPVSPVTEATEDDIPADGPPYASHDDLRECAGLALGSPTRFGNMA